A DNA window from Calliphora vicina chromosome 1, idCalVici1.1, whole genome shotgun sequence contains the following coding sequences:
- the Bdbt gene encoding protein Bride of doubletime, which produces MEWYVGTEWQLERKGLHKKVQALEFTKVEKPNQVAKVVIYVKRVENLKERETQWLNENTLNTDQNMEMGTAITPIDYYLEILVQQMMLGETAECTVKTKTPGEEVKIILTLQEIKETKGIQQLTVPEMYNLALKYKENGVKMFKKYPIFAHEYFTKAAKCLISYKSFEGLTKKQDGVAGKDMQDLFIQIQTNLAACLLNEKRYDDVVYQTNFVDTMNNPSEKSIYRRATAYYHMNEFELAQKTIEKVADYKNKKDFVNLHQKILNSWKNSNAQYKGMVQKMFG; this is translated from the coding sequence atggAATGGTATGTGGGTACTGAATGGCAACTCGAACGTAAGGGTTTACACAAAAAGGTGCAGGCACTGGAATTCACTAAAGTGGAAAAGCCCAATCAAGTGGCTAAAGTAGTAATTTATGTTAAACGTGTAGAAAATCTCAAGGAAAGGGAAACACagtggctaaatgaaaatactCTAAACACTGATCAAAACATGGAAATGGGTACGGCCATAACACCCATTGACTATTACTTAGAGATATTGGTGCAGCAAATGATGTTGGGTGAAACGGCAGAGTGCACAGTGAAAACCAAAACACCTGGGGAAGAGGTAAAGATAATCTTGACGTTACaagaaattaaagaaacaaaGGGAATTCAACAGTTAACAGTACCAGAAATGTATAATTTGGCTTTGAAATATAAAGAGAATGGAGTGAAAATGTTCAAAAAGTATCCCATATTTGCCCACGAATACTTTACTAAAGCTGCCAAGTGCTTAATATCGTACAAGAGTTTTGAGGGTTTAACCAAAAAACAAGATGGTGTAGCAGGCAAAGATATGCAGGATCTGTTCATACAAATACAAACCAATTTGGCCGCTTGTCTGCTCAACGAAAAACGTTACGATGATGTGGTGTATCAAACAAATTTCGTAGACACTATGAATAATCCCTCGGAGAAAAGCATTTATCGTCGTGCCACGGCCTATTACCACATGAACGAATTTGAATTGGCCCAAAAGACAATTGAGAAGGTAGCTGATTATAAgaataaaaaagattttgtcAACTTGCATCAGAAAATCTTAAATAGTTGGAAGAATAGTAATGCTCAGTATAAGGGTATggtacaaaaaatgtttggttaa